Within the Musa acuminata AAA Group cultivar baxijiao chromosome BXJ2-9, Cavendish_Baxijiao_AAA, whole genome shotgun sequence genome, the region GGTATACCCAACGTTGGACTACTTTGCGACTGCCCAGTTCAAGCCTCCGCCTCGGGGCACTTCTTGCCCACGGCCGCGATGACCCAGACCACGCCGAACGGGTCCCTCACCTTCCCACAAACGCCACCCTCATCCTCCGTCACCTCGCCAACGATCTCCGCTCCTGCGGTCACCGCCTTCTTCATGACCGCGTCCACATCCTCCGCCTCCAGCCGCAACAAGATTCCACCACCACTCGCCACCGTGGAGCCGTCCTCCCCCCTGCCGTCAGCACCAAAACCGCATCGGTTTAAGAAAGGGAAAGAATGAGCTAACGAAACCCGTACATATGACGGAGCTTGGGCCAGGAACCGTGGGACGAGGGAGGCTTACGCGTCGTCGAAGCGGTCGTTGACGAGCAGGAACGACGAGCCGATCTTGAGCTCGGCGGAGAGGATGAGGGGGAGCTCTTGCTCTGCCTTGCGCTTGGGATGCGCCACCCGCCGGAGCTCCTTCGCTCCGAATGCTGCCTTATAGAACTGCACTGCTACCTCCGCCTTCATCCCCGGCACAACCAGCTGCGGCTTGAACCCCAGCAACCCCGTCGTCGCCGTCTCATCGGCCATCGCCTGAAGAATAAGTTAACCCTAACCCTAGGACAGAACGAGATATGGAGAGAGCTGCCGCTAAGAAGA harbors:
- the LOC135622697 gene encoding uncharacterized protein At5g48480-like, whose protein sequence is MADETATTGLLGFKPQLVVPGMKAEVAVQFYKAAFGAKELRRVAHPKRKAEQELPLILSAELKIGSSFLLVNDRFDDAGEDGSTVASGGGILLRLEAEDVDAVMKKAVTAGAEIVGEVTEDEGGVCGKVRDPFGVVWVIAAVGKKCPEAEA